GATCCTACGGTGAAACAAAAAATTGCTACTTTTTCTGGTGGAATGAGGCAACGATTGGGGATAGCGCAGGCGATTTTGCATCGTCCGGCTTTGTTGATTATGGATGAACCAGTTTCAGCGCTTGATCCGATTGGACGTCGCGAAATTATTCAGCTGATTGATTCGTTAAAAGGGGAGACGACGTTGCTGTTTTCTACGCATATACTGGCGGATGTGGAGGAGATTTGTGAGCGAGTTTGTATTATTCGGGAAGGCGAAATTGTGGCGGATGATAAGATTGTTAATTTGGTTCAAGCTAACGCTGCACCTGTTTTCGTATTGCGAGGGGAAGTTGGAGTGTCAGGTTTTGAGGCGTTGATTGGACAAGAGCAGGCAATTAGTAAAGTAGAGCGCAAGAACGGGGCATTGTATTTGTATTATCAGGGGAATGTGGATGCTGCGCGTGAGGCGATTTTGAGGGTTCTGGCGGCGTCTGGGATGGTTTGGACGGGTATTAGTCAGGCCGAGGAAACGCTTGAGGATGTATTTCTAAGGATGGTGAGCCAATGAGTAACGTGATGACGCTTTTTCAAAAGGAGCAGATGGAGCAGTGGCGGAGCTTGAAGTGGATTTGGTTGCCAGTCGTGTTCGCCATTCTTGGTATGATGCAACCGCTTATGATGTATTATTTACCCGAGATCATGGGTTCCATGGGTGGCAGTGATAGTGGGCAAGGAGCCGCGCTTGCTGAGTTGATGGGTGTTTTGAATGCGCCAGAAGTGATGGCTGGAACGCTATCGTCTCAGTTTGATCAGCTTGGTATTATTATTTTGATTGTGGCATTAATGGGTGCGATTATTTCAGAGAAAAACAATGGGATGCTGGCGTTTATTTTAACAAGACCTGTGAGGGCATGGCAATATATTTTGGCGAAATGGTTCTCGCAAGCTTTATTGGTGTTTGTTGCGCTGGGGCTGGGATATTTTG
The sequence above is drawn from the Listeria weihenstephanensis genome and encodes:
- a CDS encoding ABC transporter permease gives rise to the protein MSNVMTLFQKEQMEQWRSLKWIWLPVVFAILGMMQPLMMYYLPEIMGSMGGSDSGQGAALAELMGVLNAPEVMAGTLSSQFDQLGIIILIVALMGAIISEKNNGMLAFILTRPVRAWQYILAKWFSQALLVFVALGLGYFAAYYYVYLLYDGIAMAHIFAGFGIYFVWLLFLVTTVLALGIIFRSSAVVAMIGAGGAIILELVSGISGWGQIFNPAYLSANASNVIMTGDVKDYFAGNLLMSLLFIVALLIVSILLLTQKNFHIGSSHE
- a CDS encoding ABC transporter ATP-binding protein, which codes for MMANILEIKGLSKRFDAYQAVQDVGFQLKAGECVALLGPNGAGKTTILKMIVDMINPDGGSIQICGGKNTDMKQKIGYLPQYPNFYGWMGATEALHFMGKLSGMDKASLATRIPEVLAQVGLDPTVKQKIATFSGGMRQRLGIAQAILHRPALLIMDEPVSALDPIGRREIIQLIDSLKGETTLLFSTHILADVEEICERVCIIREGEIVADDKIVNLVQANAAPVFVLRGEVGVSGFEALIGQEQAISKVERKNGALYLYYQGNVDAAREAILRVLAASGMVWTGISQAEETLEDVFLRMVSQ